A genome region from Maridesulfovibrio salexigens DSM 2638 includes the following:
- a CDS encoding radical SAM protein, giving the protein MFEIPYVEIHTVDHCNNNCRWCHNYSPFCPEKEYEPRDYFPGLDILNGENFHLGAISLMGGEPFLHSDITRFAFQIYERYKRPMVITSNGFWLSEEAVRAYKDLWQLMSLVKISRYPTIEKRLGGYEEAYRIAMLIKEYNPHVRIQFPQKSIFNKLETFDQPREVKRFCGNSHCMALLRDMTVHRCGAGGYQRFAPEGMLSEGFKNCPHMSYDLKSFDYHDFVLWRSRFPLEACSYCNFSDRTPSVGWKVEKGHKPFNTDYELAYHYNLAKSMVIQENLEDAQRRAEFIRCNYGELPQVDVINGLVASQHGDMAGSLKAFSSALQKDSNNPDAKYFLDLLS; this is encoded by the coding sequence ATGTTTGAGATACCATACGTTGAAATCCATACGGTCGACCACTGCAACAACAATTGCCGCTGGTGCCACAATTATTCCCCGTTCTGTCCTGAAAAGGAATATGAACCCAGAGACTATTTCCCCGGCCTTGATATCCTTAATGGAGAAAACTTCCACCTTGGAGCAATTTCTCTTATGGGCGGGGAGCCTTTTCTACATTCGGATATCACCCGCTTCGCTTTCCAGATCTACGAAAGATACAAACGCCCCATGGTCATCACCAGCAACGGATTCTGGCTTTCCGAAGAGGCTGTTCGGGCCTATAAGGACCTATGGCAACTTATGTCATTGGTCAAAATCTCCCGTTACCCGACCATTGAAAAACGGCTCGGCGGCTATGAAGAAGCATACCGCATAGCTATGCTGATCAAAGAATACAACCCCCATGTTCGCATTCAATTCCCGCAAAAATCTATTTTCAACAAACTGGAAACTTTCGACCAGCCGCGGGAAGTAAAACGGTTCTGCGGGAACTCCCACTGTATGGCCCTGCTGCGTGATATGACTGTGCACCGCTGCGGGGCAGGTGGCTACCAGCGCTTCGCCCCTGAAGGTATGCTCAGCGAAGGATTCAAGAATTGTCCGCACATGTCCTACGACCTGAAAAGCTTCGATTACCATGACTTTGTGCTTTGGCGTTCCCGCTTTCCGCTCGAAGCATGCTCCTACTGTAATTTCTCCGACCGTACTCCCTCAGTTGGATGGAAAGTGGAAAAAGGACACAAGCCCTTTAATACGGATTACGAACTGGCCTATCACTACAATCTGGCCAAAAGTATGGTCATTCAGGAAAACCTTGAGGATGCCCAACGCAGGGCCGAATTCATCCGCTGCAACTACGGTGAACTCCCTCAGGTAGACGTAATCAACGGACTCGTTGCCTCGCAGCACGGAGACATGGCCGGCA
- a CDS encoding phosphomannomutase/phosphoglucomutase, translating to MKEIRKEIFRAYDIRGVVGQDFDEEWVERLGRACGTWFRSKGWDRAVLGHDCRHSSPAYQQAIGRGLNASGVDVLFLNLIPTPALYFAAKKLNYKAGVMITASHNPPEFNGFKVWGGETTIHTDDIQEIYNIMESGDFAEGSGMASYHDIVPYYIEDLLSDIKLERPVKVVLDGGNGAGGHIALELLRQAGAEVIPQYCEPDGDFPNHHPDPVVAEYMGDLFKAVVEHGAEVGIGLDGDADRIGAVDEYGNLIPGDRLVALYAREMLERKPGETVVADVKCSHLLFDDIAEHGGEPLMARTGHSVMKAKMIETGAGLGGEMSGHIFFSDRFYGFDDGLYSALRLLEILSRSKDPVSGMWDEWPQTFFTPELRVEYPEAIKFRLVERAAEELAKDYEVIDIDGVRIVFDGGWGLVRASNTQAALTLRFEASSQEQLREIREKVENLLDRLAAELCA from the coding sequence ATGAAGGAAATCAGGAAAGAAATTTTCAGAGCCTACGATATTCGTGGAGTTGTTGGTCAGGATTTTGATGAGGAATGGGTTGAGCGTCTCGGCCGTGCGTGCGGTACATGGTTCCGTTCAAAGGGTTGGGACCGAGCAGTACTGGGACATGATTGCCGTCACAGTTCTCCTGCCTATCAGCAAGCAATTGGACGGGGGTTGAATGCTTCCGGTGTGGATGTTCTATTCCTCAACCTTATCCCGACTCCGGCACTGTATTTCGCAGCAAAAAAGCTGAACTACAAAGCCGGGGTGATGATCACCGCCAGTCACAATCCTCCGGAATTCAACGGCTTCAAGGTTTGGGGTGGAGAAACCACTATTCATACCGACGATATTCAGGAAATCTACAACATAATGGAGTCCGGTGATTTTGCTGAGGGCAGCGGCATGGCTTCCTATCACGATATCGTGCCCTATTACATTGAAGACCTGCTTTCTGACATTAAACTGGAGCGTCCGGTTAAGGTTGTGCTTGATGGCGGCAACGGTGCCGGGGGACATATTGCTCTGGAACTGCTTCGTCAGGCCGGGGCGGAAGTCATTCCGCAATACTGTGAACCGGACGGCGATTTCCCCAACCATCATCCGGATCCTGTTGTTGCCGAATATATGGGCGACCTGTTCAAGGCTGTTGTGGAGCACGGTGCTGAGGTAGGTATCGGTCTTGATGGCGACGCCGACCGCATCGGAGCTGTTGATGAGTATGGCAACCTGATTCCCGGAGACAGGCTTGTGGCTCTCTATGCCCGTGAAATGCTGGAACGCAAACCCGGTGAGACAGTTGTGGCTGATGTAAAATGCAGTCATCTGTTGTTTGATGATATTGCCGAGCATGGCGGTGAACCGCTCATGGCCCGTACAGGTCATTCTGTTATGAAGGCCAAGATGATCGAAACCGGAGCCGGACTGGGTGGAGAGATGAGCGGGCATATTTTCTTTTCCGACCGTTTCTACGGCTTTGATGACGGCCTGTACTCAGCATTGCGGTTGCTTGAGATTCTTTCACGTTCCAAGGATCCTGTTTCAGGTATGTGGGATGAATGGCCGCAGACTTTCTTTACCCCGGAACTGCGCGTTGAATATCCCGAAGCAATCAAGTTCAGGCTGGTTGAAAGGGCGGCAGAGGAGCTTGCCAAGGATTATGAGGTCATTGATATCGACGGTGTTCGCATTGTGTTTGATGGCGGTTGGGGTCTTGTGCGTGCTTCCAACACTCAGGCAGCTTTGACCCTGCGTTTTGAAGCTTCTTCTCAGGAGCAGCTCAGGGAGATAAGGGAGAAGGTTGAAAATCTGCTTGATCGTTTGGCAGCAGAGCTTTGCGCTTAG
- the rnhA gene encoding ribonuclease HI, translating to MSKKKLTIYTDGSCLGNPGKGGYGAVLLFNEHRKELSQGYKKTTNNRMEMRAVIAALTELKEPCEVTLYTDSQYVKNAFTKKWIDNWQKNGWKTAAKKPVKNKDLWLQFIPLLEKHDVTFRWVKGHAGDPENERCDDLARTAASSGDLIVDEGA from the coding sequence ATGTCCAAGAAGAAACTTACCATTTATACAGACGGCTCCTGCCTCGGTAATCCCGGCAAAGGCGGCTACGGTGCCGTTCTCCTGTTCAATGAGCACCGTAAGGAGCTTTCACAGGGATACAAAAAGACCACCAATAACCGCATGGAAATGCGGGCGGTAATCGCAGCTCTGACTGAACTCAAAGAACCCTGCGAAGTCACTCTCTATACAGATTCACAGTACGTTAAGAACGCCTTTACCAAGAAGTGGATCGACAACTGGCAGAAGAATGGCTGGAAGACCGCCGCTAAGAAGCCGGTCAAAAACAAGGATCTCTGGTTGCAGTTCATTCCCTTGCTGGAGAAGCACGATGTGACTTTTCGTTGGGTTAAAGGGCATGCCGGTGATCCCGAAAACGAACGCTGCGATGATCTGGCCCGTACTGCCGCATCATCCGGCGATCTGATCGTAGACGAAGGTGCTTAA
- a CDS encoding HAD-IIB family hydrolase, whose protein sequence is MNISSILKNIFPEPLGPVSENLTDELAASFFPADSTRLAHMRQACKTAHRLAAQMDYDAETAEKVVTAALFHDVGYSEKLKKTGFHPLDGAAYLAHCNAPEDLIMAVLWHSSTPIEIESMPEIKEIYSQFPGPNYDCPIYKAVAYCDFRTSPLGESYSFGQRIVELESRFGLDSIPPSIARKTLPYSRQNQQDFTRTIACAQGKTLPWIFCDIDNTLIKPGETIDRRTLNAINRYTTAGGRFSLITGKHMISVPHLISSVGEQTPHAGVNGSVIVRNGKLEVFGETVTPFKAIEDALLEANVNYATYVSDGIWTRAELTPKELNDFVMVGETLPQTGPTPGDKSAIKILTFSHRDQTEQCNMVRNLAEKYGMSCVRTAEDFLEIGPAGHGKHSAMMQIMKEAGWSDLNSIAIGDSENDLTMFGHVGLSAVVANAAPEALPAADLHIPACDDYGVARLLDALVDSAQNGCWSIPHNWIANYN, encoded by the coding sequence GTGAACATATCTTCCATTCTTAAAAATATTTTTCCTGAACCGCTTGGTCCAGTATCTGAGAACCTCACTGACGAGCTGGCGGCTTCTTTTTTTCCGGCTGACTCAACCAGACTGGCCCATATGCGTCAGGCCTGCAAAACTGCCCATAGACTGGCTGCCCAGATGGATTACGATGCCGAGACTGCGGAAAAAGTCGTAACCGCTGCCCTTTTCCATGATGTCGGCTATTCCGAAAAGCTAAAGAAGACCGGATTTCATCCCCTTGACGGAGCGGCCTACCTTGCTCACTGCAATGCACCGGAAGACCTGATTATGGCTGTGCTATGGCACTCCAGCACTCCAATTGAAATTGAGAGCATGCCTGAAATAAAGGAAATATATTCTCAATTTCCCGGTCCGAACTATGATTGCCCCATTTACAAGGCTGTTGCGTACTGCGATTTCAGAACCTCGCCTTTGGGAGAATCATATTCGTTTGGTCAACGCATTGTTGAACTTGAAAGCAGATTCGGCCTTGATTCCATACCGCCGTCCATCGCACGCAAGACTCTGCCTTACTCCCGCCAGAACCAGCAGGACTTTACCAGAACTATTGCCTGCGCACAGGGTAAGACTCTTCCATGGATTTTCTGCGACATCGACAACACCCTGATCAAACCGGGTGAAACAATTGACCGCAGGACACTCAATGCGATCAACCGCTACACCACAGCTGGTGGACGCTTCTCGCTCATAACCGGAAAACATATGATAAGCGTACCGCACCTGATCAGCAGTGTAGGCGAGCAGACTCCACATGCGGGGGTTAACGGTTCAGTCATCGTGCGCAATGGTAAGCTTGAGGTTTTCGGCGAAACAGTTACCCCGTTCAAAGCCATCGAAGACGCGCTGCTTGAAGCAAACGTCAACTACGCCACTTATGTAAGTGACGGCATCTGGACCCGCGCTGAACTGACTCCCAAAGAGCTCAATGACTTTGTCATGGTAGGTGAAACCCTGCCCCAGACCGGACCTACTCCGGGAGACAAGAGCGCCATCAAGATCCTTACCTTTTCTCACCGCGACCAGACCGAACAATGCAATATGGTCCGCAACCTTGCGGAGAAATACGGCATGAGCTGCGTCCGCACTGCTGAAGATTTCCTTGAAATCGGCCCGGCAGGACACGGTAAACATTCCGCAATGATGCAGATCATGAAAGAAGCTGGCTGGTCCGACCTCAACTCCATTGCTATCGGTGATAGCGAGAACGACCTGACCATGTTCGGTCACGTAGGTTTAAGTGCCGTTGTAGCCAACGCAGCACCCGAAGCACTGCCCGCAGCAGACCTGCATATTCCCGCTTGTGACGACTACGGAGTTGCACGCCTGCTGGATGCCCTAGTTGATTCAGCACAGAACGGTTGCTGGTCTATCCCCCATAACTGGATAGCAAACTACAATTAG
- the cmk gene encoding (d)CMP kinase, with protein sequence MDTPFIITLDGPAGVGKSTLAKRLADRFEIAYLDTGAMFRGTAWKLGEGAWDWDADKLDQALKGLEFTLSGSGSNSTLSLNGTHLTDEIRTETVGMWASNMAKIPAVREYQKIAQRAIGETTSLIAEGRDMGTVIFPQAPCKFFLDADLEERAHRRFEQLKDMGKPADMAELIEQIAARDDQDRNRKVAPLKPAEDSIIVDTTHLDINGVFDKLVFETEKKVN encoded by the coding sequence ATGGACACACCTTTTATTATAACTTTGGACGGCCCCGCCGGTGTGGGTAAATCCACCCTCGCCAAGCGTCTGGCCGACCGCTTTGAGATAGCATATCTCGATACCGGAGCAATGTTCCGCGGAACAGCATGGAAGCTGGGTGAAGGAGCTTGGGACTGGGATGCAGACAAGCTTGATCAAGCACTTAAGGGACTTGAATTCACCCTCTCCGGCAGCGGTTCCAATTCCACTCTGAGCCTGAACGGAACTCATCTGACCGATGAAATCCGCACCGAAACAGTAGGCATGTGGGCTTCCAATATGGCTAAAATACCGGCAGTGCGCGAATATCAGAAAATCGCCCAGCGTGCCATCGGCGAGACAACTTCACTCATTGCCGAAGGAAGAGACATGGGTACGGTTATTTTCCCTCAGGCCCCCTGCAAATTCTTCCTTGATGCCGATCTTGAAGAACGCGCCCACCGAAGGTTCGAACAGCTCAAGGACATGGGCAAGCCCGCAGATATGGCAGAGCTGATTGAGCAAATCGCCGCTCGCGACGATCAGGACCGTAACCGCAAGGTAGCTCCGCTCAAGCCCGCCGAAGATTCTATCATCGTGGACACCACTCATCTTGATATCAACGGTGTTTTCGATAAGCTTGTTTTCGAAACCGAAAAAAAAGTTAATTAA
- the hisC gene encoding histidinol-phosphate transaminase has translation MSAIKVRSDMMDSKPYAPGLTIEEIKEKYGLDTVIKLASNENPLGASPMAQKAINRHAPSVFRYPHNGNPRLNAAIAKRTGVSEEQIISGNGSDEVLDLLVRIKANPGQDEVITYESCFSMYRLMSHLCAVNFRQIPREEGHKQPLKALTAAVSDKTALVFLTSPDNPTGLAVTVDEVREMAASIPEQTLLVIDEAYIEFARPADKYDMRPLLEEYPNIVLTRTFSKAYGLAGLRIGYGIMSKQLAEYIKSARAPFTVNLLAEEAAIAVLEDEAFFNTTMDVVLRGRELFTTEIRKMGCEVLDSQANFIMFKPTRDAMEVFEELLKRGIIVRPLKSFGLGEYIRVNMGTDHENKVFLETLKEVL, from the coding sequence ATGTCCGCCATCAAAGTCCGTTCTGATATGATGGATTCAAAGCCCTACGCACCGGGCCTGACCATCGAGGAAATCAAAGAGAAATACGGTCTCGACACCGTCATCAAACTCGCAAGCAACGAAAACCCGTTGGGTGCATCTCCCATGGCCCAGAAAGCCATTAACCGTCATGCGCCCTCTGTTTTCCGCTACCCTCATAACGGCAACCCGCGCTTGAATGCTGCCATTGCCAAACGCACCGGTGTTTCCGAAGAACAGATCATCAGCGGCAACGGTTCCGATGAAGTCCTCGACCTCCTGGTACGCATCAAGGCCAATCCCGGACAGGACGAAGTCATTACCTACGAATCATGCTTCAGCATGTATCGACTCATGTCCCATCTTTGTGCAGTAAATTTCCGCCAGATTCCCCGCGAGGAAGGCCACAAGCAGCCTCTCAAGGCTCTGACCGCCGCTGTCAGCGATAAAACAGCTCTTGTCTTTCTGACTTCCCCTGACAACCCTACCGGGCTGGCTGTTACAGTTGATGAAGTGCGTGAAATGGCAGCTTCCATCCCAGAACAGACCCTGCTGGTCATCGATGAAGCATACATTGAATTTGCCCGCCCAGCTGATAAATACGACATGCGCCCCCTGCTGGAAGAATACCCCAACATTGTGCTGACCCGTACTTTCTCCAAAGCATACGGTCTGGCAGGCCTCCGCATCGGATACGGCATCATGAGCAAGCAGCTGGCAGAGTACATCAAGAGCGCCCGTGCGCCCTTTACCGTGAACCTGCTGGCTGAAGAAGCAGCAATTGCTGTGCTGGAAGACGAAGCATTTTTCAATACCACCATGGACGTAGTCCTGCGCGGACGTGAACTTTTCACCACAGAAATCCGCAAAATGGGCTGCGAAGTGCTTGATTCCCAAGCCAACTTCATTATGTTCAAACCCACACGCGATGCCATGGAAGTGTTTGAGGAACTCCTCAAACGAGGCATAATTGTCCGCCCGCTGAAGAGCTTCGGTCTTGGCGAGTACATCCGGGTTAATATGGGAACTGACCACGAAAACAAAGTATTCTTAGAAACACTTAAGGAGGTCCTTTAA
- the rsgA gene encoding ribosome small subunit-dependent GTPase A, whose amino-acid sequence MMNILKLAESLSNQTKLKAMGWSDFFQEKVSGADIPARVVSVNKDIFLVSQGVDDAQVRLSGKVRHKSGTDSENLFPVIGDWVLLRDAVIDKVLPRRNALSRGAAGGRGKSHGAAMKEQVMAANLDTVFIVCGLDRDYNVRRIERYLTLVYNCNLSPVVVLTKADLHEDPLECVDEVESVAFGVPVHLVSADDESGVLELEQYLSSGKTATMIGSSGAGKSTLLNRLYGNSVQQTGAVSQSVGKGRHTTTGRDMIAMPQGGSLIDNPGIREIAFYSEDGGVESSFADIEDYARYCRFSDCDHLNDPGCNVLQAVENGDLSTERLESYRKMKRELDYISQRQHKTADRIEKERWRDVAMKIKVVNKNWKRR is encoded by the coding sequence ATGATGAATATTTTAAAATTGGCAGAAAGCTTATCAAATCAAACAAAACTCAAAGCAATGGGCTGGTCCGACTTCTTTCAGGAAAAAGTCTCTGGCGCTGATATCCCGGCAAGGGTCGTAAGCGTGAACAAAGATATCTTTCTGGTGAGTCAGGGAGTTGATGATGCACAGGTCAGACTTTCAGGAAAAGTACGCCATAAATCAGGCACGGATTCTGAAAATTTGTTTCCTGTTATCGGCGATTGGGTGCTTTTACGGGATGCTGTAATCGATAAGGTTCTACCCAGACGCAATGCTCTCTCGCGCGGAGCTGCTGGGGGACGCGGTAAAAGTCATGGCGCTGCTATGAAAGAGCAGGTTATGGCTGCCAATCTGGATACGGTGTTCATTGTTTGCGGTTTGGACCGCGATTACAATGTCCGGCGTATCGAGCGTTATCTGACTTTGGTTTATAATTGCAATTTATCACCGGTAGTCGTCCTGACAAAGGCTGATTTACATGAAGACCCCCTTGAGTGTGTGGACGAGGTAGAATCTGTTGCTTTCGGCGTTCCTGTGCATCTCGTTTCTGCTGATGACGAAAGCGGGGTTTTGGAGCTGGAGCAATACTTGTCCTCGGGCAAGACCGCTACCATGATAGGTTCCTCCGGAGCTGGTAAATCTACACTCTTGAACCGCTTGTACGGCAACTCAGTGCAGCAGACAGGAGCTGTCAGCCAGAGTGTGGGCAAAGGCAGGCATACCACAACAGGACGTGATATGATTGCCATGCCGCAAGGAGGTTCTTTGATTGATAATCCGGGTATTCGTGAAATTGCGTTCTACTCTGAAGACGGAGGAGTCGAAAGCTCCTTTGCTGATATAGAGGATTATGCCCGCTATTGCAGGTTTTCAGATTGCGATCACTTGAACGATCCCGGCTGCAACGTGCTGCAAGCCGTAGAGAACGGTGATCTTTCTACGGAAAGACTGGAAAGCTATCGCAAAATGAAGCGAGAGCTAGATTATATCTCACAGCGACAGCACAAAACTGCCGACCGCATCGAAAAAGAGCGCTGGCGCGATGTCGCTATGAAGATCAAAGTCGTTAATAAAAATTGGAAAAGGAGATAG
- a CDS encoding universal stress protein, whose translation MAEIKKILCAVDFSDHSPVVAEYASTLAKTLGADIICLYVAPSLDQYVGFHVPPSSIENFVGEIVTGADSTMETFITENFKDVTANGKVVTGYAAEEILAIAESENADMIVMGTHGRAGIDRILFGSVAEKVVKSAKSPVLTVRPS comes from the coding sequence ATGGCTGAAATCAAGAAGATACTCTGTGCAGTGGACTTTTCGGATCACAGCCCCGTTGTAGCAGAATACGCTAGCACCCTGGCTAAGACTCTGGGAGCAGATATCATCTGCCTTTACGTGGCTCCGTCACTGGATCAATACGTGGGTTTCCATGTACCCCCCAGCTCCATTGAAAATTTCGTAGGTGAAATCGTAACTGGTGCTGACTCCACAATGGAAACTTTCATCACTGAGAATTTCAAGGATGTAACTGCAAACGGTAAGGTTGTTACCGGTTATGCAGCTGAAGAAATCCTCGCTATTGCTGAAAGCGAAAATGCAGACATGATCGTCATGGGTACCCATGGACGAGCCGGAATCGACCGCATCCTGTTCGGTTCTGTAGCTGAAAAGGTGGTTAAGTCCGCCAAGAGCCCTGTTTTGACTGTCAGACCCTCCTAG
- the dsrP gene encoding sulfate reduction electron transfer complex DsrMKJOP subunit DsrP, whose product MLEKAFKGGPKYWAWIGFLLLIIGAGFCTYLTQLQEGMTITGLNRDVSWGFYIAQFTYLVGLAASGVMIVLPYYFHHYKKFKGMVIMGEFMAIAAVVMCLGFIIVDIGQPQRMLNIIFHPTPNSILFWDMIVLNGYLILNVVIGWTCLECDRQRVSHPKWVKPLVYTSIVWAFSIHTVTAFLYAGLPGRHYWLTAILAARFLASAFCSGPAILLLVVFLVRKITKYEPGKGAIGTLTTIITYAMCVNVFFFLLEVFTAFYSNMPGHMHSLVYLFAGEHGHTELVPWMWTAATFAILSLALLIPPKLRYNQKLLPWSLAILVIATWIDKGLGLLIGGFTPNPFNEVTVYWPTGKELMISFMVYALGALTLTFLYKIATDVKRETGQLTTED is encoded by the coding sequence ATGCTCGAAAAAGCTTTTAAAGGCGGACCGAAATACTGGGCTTGGATTGGTTTCCTGCTGCTCATTATCGGTGCCGGTTTCTGCACATATCTGACTCAGCTTCAGGAAGGGATGACCATCACCGGTCTTAACCGTGATGTTTCCTGGGGTTTCTATATTGCACAGTTCACCTACCTTGTCGGTCTCGCTGCATCCGGTGTTATGATCGTACTGCCTTACTACTTCCATCATTACAAGAAGTTCAAAGGCATGGTAATTATGGGTGAATTCATGGCTATCGCTGCCGTTGTCATGTGTCTCGGTTTCATCATCGTCGACATTGGACAGCCCCAGCGTATGCTGAACATCATCTTCCATCCGACTCCGAACTCTATCCTCTTCTGGGATATGATCGTTCTGAACGGATATCTGATCCTGAACGTTGTAATCGGCTGGACCTGCCTTGAGTGTGACCGCCAGCGCGTATCCCATCCTAAATGGGTTAAGCCTCTGGTATACACCTCCATCGTATGGGCATTCTCCATCCACACCGTTACCGCGTTCCTGTATGCCGGTCTGCCCGGCCGCCACTACTGGCTCACCGCCATCCTGGCTGCCCGCTTCCTGGCATCTGCGTTCTGCTCCGGTCCTGCTATCCTGCTGCTCGTGGTTTTCCTCGTGCGCAAGATCACCAAGTACGAGCCCGGCAAAGGCGCAATCGGAACTCTCACAACTATTATCACTTACGCAATGTGCGTGAACGTCTTCTTCTTCCTGCTTGAAGTATTCACCGCATTCTACTCCAATATGCCCGGACACATGCACTCTCTGGTCTACCTGTTCGCAGGTGAACACGGCCATACCGAGCTCGTGCCCTGGATGTGGACTGCAGCAACCTTTGCTATTCTTAGCCTCGCGCTGCTCATTCCGCCCAAACTGCGTTACAACCAGAAGCTGCTGCCCTGGTCCCTCGCTATCCTCGTTATCGCAACCTGGATTGATAAGGGTCTCGGCCTGCTGATCGGTGGTTTCACACCGAACCCCTTCAATGAAGTCACTGTTTACTGGCCCACCGGTAAAGAGCTCATGATTTCATTCATGGTTTACGCACTCGGCGCGCTGACTCTGACATTCCTTTACAAGATTGCCACAGACGTTAAGCGCGAAACCGGCCAGCTGACTACTGAAGACTAG
- the dsrO gene encoding sulfate reduction electron transfer complex DsrMKJOP subunit DsrO — translation MKQSRRNFLKFAGLSAAGLCIAPTAVMASGGPSGGAHAAVNDNAIHAKRWAMVIDTRKINTEEAIESLAEACHHFHNVPKIDSDEEIKWLWSGTYGEVFPEQVNNFPSEAQETHRFPLLCNHCESPSCVRVCPTKATFKRPDGIVAMDYHRCIGCRYCMTGCPYGARSFNFSDPRLHMDMDKINEKFPTRMRGVVEKCNFCVERLAVGEMPACVEKSAGAIIFGDLQDPNSNVRKALRENFTIRRKPTAGTEPGVYYII, via the coding sequence ATGAAACAGAGTAGAAGAAACTTCCTTAAGTTTGCAGGCCTTTCCGCTGCCGGACTCTGCATCGCACCCACCGCCGTTATGGCATCCGGTGGACCCAGCGGTGGAGCTCACGCAGCAGTGAACGACAATGCCATCCATGCTAAGCGCTGGGCGATGGTAATTGACACCCGCAAAATTAATACTGAAGAAGCAATTGAATCTCTGGCTGAAGCATGCCACCACTTCCACAACGTTCCCAAAATCGACTCCGATGAGGAAATCAAGTGGTTGTGGTCCGGTACTTACGGTGAAGTATTCCCTGAACAGGTGAATAACTTTCCTTCTGAAGCTCAAGAAACACACAGATTCCCCTTACTCTGCAACCATTGCGAGTCTCCTTCATGTGTACGCGTTTGCCCCACCAAGGCGACTTTCAAGCGCCCTGACGGCATCGTTGCCATGGACTACCACCGCTGCATCGGCTGCCGTTATTGTATGACTGGTTGCCCCTACGGCGCACGTAGCTTTAACTTCAGTGATCCCAGACTCCACATGGATATGGACAAGATCAATGAGAAGTTCCCCACTCGCATGCGCGGCGTAGTTGAAAAATGCAACTTCTGTGTTGAGCGTCTCGCTGTAGGAGAAATGCCTGCATGTGTGGAAAAATCCGCTGGCGCGATCATCTTCGGCGATCTGCAGGATCCCAACTCCAACGTGAGAAAGGCCCTGCGTGAGAACTTCACCATCCGTAGAAAACCGACCGCAGGCACTGAGCCCGGCGTTTACTACATCATTTAG
- the dsrJ gene encoding sulfate reduction electron transfer complex DsrMKJOP subunit DsrJ, with the protein MHYGGKIITGLVIFLGLVSMPFWFNIGGSYEEPKVELPKNAKICVAPTQNMRENHMKLLDEWRDMALREGKRTYISAKGDKYTISLQNTCMQCHTSKEQFCDKCHVDASVTPYCWDCHVPPKEAK; encoded by the coding sequence ATGCACTACGGTGGAAAAATTATAACCGGACTGGTTATCTTCCTCGGCCTGGTGTCCATGCCTTTCTGGTTCAACATCGGCGGAAGCTATGAAGAGCCCAAGGTAGAACTGCCCAAGAATGCTAAAATCTGTGTTGCTCCCACCCAGAACATGCGTGAGAACCACATGAAGCTTCTTGACGAGTGGAGAGATATGGCTCTTCGCGAAGGCAAAAGAACCTACATCAGTGCTAAAGGCGATAAATACACCATCAGCCTTCAGAACACCTGTATGCAGTGCCACACCAGCAAGGAACAGTTCTGCGACAAGTGCCACGTTGATGCGAGTGTAACTCCCTACTGCTGGGATTGCCACGTACCTCCCAAGGAGGCTAAATAA